AGGCAAAGCCACGTAACAAGAATTACATTAATCGGAGCTAATGCAATGGACTGATATTGCGAAAACATTATCAATAGAGATTTGTCAGTCAACAAGGTGTATGAATCAGAAAATATTGTAGCCTTTCATCACACTCGTCCATTTTGGGAACACCACATAGTTGCAATACCCAAAACGCATATTGAATCCATGGCATCATCCGAAGCACATAACCCTGAGTTGATGTCAGAGTTAATGTCTGTCATGCACCAGTTAGCAATTGACTTCAAGGATAAATACGGTGGGTGCCATATTGGTACCAATGTTGGCTCTTATCAGTCCGCTAAGCACATGCATTGGTACATTCATGCAGGTCAAAGAGTACGTGATAGAGACGGAAACCTTATAGACGAACGTAGCAAATGATCGTGACTGGTCAATTAGTTGACTGGTCACACTCCTAAGACATTAACGCTGAAAAATCATTTAAAAACCAGTTGTTCATTGAGGACAGTTGTCGCTAGATTTTCAACCAAGCGAACAAGTTTTCAACTGATAATTGCAGACCACTAGCAAAATCAGGCCCTAGCAAAACCTCATGCGCCGCATCATAAATTTCTATTTCTTGCTTAGGACGATAGACAAATACCGTTTTTTCGTCAGGGTCAATCAACCAGCCCATCAATGTTCCATGCTGAAGGCAATGCATAATGTTCTTCGTCACACGGGTATGACTTTGATCAGGCGATAAGATTTCAATCGTCCAATCAGGAGCAAGCGGAAAAGCATTCGCAACTTCTCCATTTTTATCGAGAGGAATTCGGTCCCAAAGAAAAACTGCAATATCAGGAA
The Acaryochloris marina S15 genome window above contains:
- a CDS encoding HIT domain-containing protein, which codes for MYESENIVAFHHTRPFWEHHIVAIPKTHIESMASSEAHNPELMSELMSVMHQLAIDFKDKYGGCHIGTNVGSYQSAKHMHWYIHAGQRVRDRDGNLIDERSK
- a CDS encoding Uma2 family endonuclease, producing the protein MVQVPSKILTLEEFLRLPETKPASEYIEGQILQKPMPQGKYSRIQGELLAAINAVVKPERVACAFPELRCTFGGRSTVPDIAVFLWDRIPLDKNGEVANAFPLAPDWTIEILSPDQSHTRVTKNIMHCLQHGTLMGWLIDPDEKTVFVYRPKQEIEIYDAAHEVLLGPDFASGLQLSVENLFAWLKI